The sequence tcatgacagaaatacactcgaaggtttgccattggctgctgCAGGGCTATGGACcgctaccgaatggtagtcacacatcaacccattcggctctgGCGGCAATATTTATAACTTCTACTCACCTTAAATTCAAAATCTCTCGCTATTTGTTCGCTACGCCGCACCAGCTCTTTGGCAATACCCTGTCCCCGAAAGCGACCATCAACTGAAAGCATACGGACCTCGAAAGCACGTTCTACATTGAAATGCCCGAGAATGTTAGCACGCAAATTATGCTCATTTAATAGTCGGAATATTTTCTTGAATCGCTCGTCATCACTGAGCTCAATGCGCTCCTGGGCATGTACGATACCATTCGGATAAACGACGCCATTGAGGAGAACGCCGGCAATCTAGAAGTTATTGagtttttatcgaaaatttaactgaatttttatttattattttttaatttatttattattttttatttacatacagtTCCAGAGTTTTAGAATTCAAGCGGTGCTCCCTTATATACTTACGTCGTTATTCTCATTCACAGCCATTAAACTCAAATTATCCTTAAGTGTCTCGTAGCAAAGATGTTCCAATTCGCGATGACCCTCACCACGACGACACAGCCCAGCTGCCTTATTCAGTGGCTCATCggcaaaaaaattatcacaTAAATGTCGAATGACATCGTCATAGCGTTCCTCGGTAATCAATTTGTATTCCATAACGCCACAATGGGGTATCACTGAACAAGGCAAAGGGGAGAGATTGAGAAGCTGGTGGGTGGACGGTGAGTACACGGCAAGACGCTGCGACACTGTGTGTCGGCAAACAAGCAACAACTGCAAATGAAAGTggattaaatgtatgaattattggtatgtacattaagagTTGGTGGGGAGTGGGGTATAATTCCCGTGATTATTCGCAGCATTAGACATTTTATGGCCGATGGATTATTCGCGTaattatttgcaattaaattGGGTTATATAAGTAGTGGGTGGcaaatttgaattaattaacTGCTTATTAGACACttgcattcatacatacttacatacatacatacatattcaaataaaaacattgatATATTTTAATGATCTAAAATGAAACAGTAAAATAACATTTAACGGTGCATCTCTTATCTCAGCTGCTCTTGCATTAACCGCAATGCATTCCCTCTCTCCGTAAATATTTCTGTTTATCAGAAAACATGCTTCGTCTGCCAGGCTGTGCAGTGACTGCGACCGTTAAACTGTTTTGGTGTGACGTTCAATTAGAATTGTgttcaataaaataattaatttactaaCTCGCACTGCAGTAATTAAAGTGTACAGACAAAGCGACGATTGCTCAAAGGCGTTAGAGCATTTAAAAGGCGAAGTGCGACAGTGAACAGTTGAATTCGATTACTTGAaagataaaactaaataaacaaatttatggcCAAAGAGGCTacgtttttttaacaatttacaatttttttttgtgtttgggacttttgcaaaacttttttgagaaacataattataattttttaggtaagaaataaataatgaaaggataacaaataatattctcaaggaggccaataggtcatagagagaagaaaatacttgtgttacaaACAGGCTAATTTGGtcgcaaatagataagaaaaggtcaggagaattgctcaacctctcaagagagaacatctcgaaggtcgtgacttgtgtcaccggtcattggctgtaagcactcttctaggctagaagtattttctcatgaatactgcagaagttaaGGAGACGAGGAAAAGGAAGCAACAGtgaacacttcctctgtaacTGTCCAGCCTTAAATAGAAGTAGAGCAATATTGTTaggaaaaaattcttttgactctcttacggaattatccggtgttgggataaaacctgTCCTATGCTTCGTAAGAGCGTCTAAATGGTTCCATGATCAATAAAGACTGAGGTTGCTGTATTACAaagtggtaccacaacggacctgatggtctaagtgagttggcgtTTTTTTCGGAGTTGTAATCGAAAACTCTCGAATAATTTGCAATTCGATCGTAATCACTGGCCCTTAAAAGGTAGACCCCATTTTGTTCatagttatttattttcttggAATTTGTGTATTTGGTTACTATAGTG comes from Anastrepha ludens isolate Willacy chromosome 3, idAnaLude1.1, whole genome shotgun sequence and encodes:
- the LOC128859061 gene encoding arylalkylamine N-acetyltransferase 1, which encodes MEYKLITEERYDDVIRHLCDNFFADEPLNKAAGLCRRGEGHRELEHLCYETLKDNLSLMAVNENNDIAGVLLNGVVYPNGIVHAQERIELSDDERFKKIFRLLNEHNLRANILGHFNVERAFEVRMLSVDGRFRGQGIAKELVRRSEQIARDFEFKLMKADATGIFSQKILKSNGFKVLSELYYDKYTDEFGKPLLLVEAPHIKLQLLYKLLE